One Hordeum vulgare subsp. vulgare chromosome 4H, MorexV3_pseudomolecules_assembly, whole genome shotgun sequence DNA window includes the following coding sequences:
- the LOC123448947 gene encoding L-ascorbate peroxidase 1, cytosolic: MVKSYPVVSAEYLEAVEKARQKLRALIAEKNCSPLMLRLAWHSAGTFDVSSKTGGPFGTMKKPAEQAHAANAGLDIAVRMLEPIKEEIPTISYADLYQIAGVVAVEVSGGPVIPFHPGREDKPQPPPEGRLPDATKGSDHLRQVFGKQMGLSDQDIVALSGGHTLGRCHKERSGFEGPWTRNPLKFDNSYFTELLSGDKEGLLQLPSDKTLLTDPVFRPLVEKYAADEKAFFEDYKEAHLRLSELGYAEA; this comes from the exons ATGGTGAAGAGCTACCCCGTCGTCAGCGCCGAGTACCTGGAGGCCGTCGAGAAGGCCAGGCAAAAGCTCCGCGCCCTCATCGCCGAGAAGAACTGCTCCCCGCTCATGCTCCGCCTCGC GTGGCACTCGGCTGGGACCTTCGACGTGTCGTCCAAGACAGGCGGCCCGTTCGGGACGATGAAGAAGCCGGCGGAGCAGGCGCACGCGGCCAACGCGGGCCTGGACATCGCCGTGCGGATGCTCGAGCCCATCAAGGAGGAGATCCCCACCATCTCCTACGCCGATCTCTACCAG ATTGCGGGAGTTGTCGCCGTGGAGGTGTCCGGTGGACCCGTGATCCCCTTCCACCCAGGGAGGGAG GACAAGCCTCAGCCCCCACCAGAGGGTCGCCTCCCTGATGCTACCAAGG GTTCTGACCACCTAAGGCAAGTCTTTGGGAAGCAGATGGGCTTGAGTGATCAGGATATTGTTGCCCTCTCTGGTGGTCACACCCTG GGAAGGTGTCACAAGGAGAGGTCTGGCTTTGAGGGACCCTGGACAAGGAACCCTTTGAAGTTTGACAACTCTTACTTCAC GGAGCTTTTGAGTGGTGACAAAGAGGGACTTCTTCAGCTTCCAAGTGACAAAACTCTGCTGACTGACCCTGTCTTCCGCCCTCTTGTGGAGAAATATGCTGCG GATGAGAAGGCTTTCTTCGAGGACTACAAGGAGGCACACCTCAGGCTCTCCGAACTGGG GTACGCTGAAGCCTAA